Genomic segment of Veillonella parvula DSM 2008:
TGATAAGGGCTCTATCCACCCAATTCCGGGCGGCTCCATCATGGGCATTCCTACGGAAATGATGCCCTTTGTGAAAGCAACACTCATTTCATGGCCTGGTAAATTGCGTGCTGGCCTAGATTATTTTAAGAAACCATACCAACTCGATGAAAATGGGGATGTATCCATTGGTCATTTCTTCAAATACCACTTAGGACAAGAAATGATGGATAAACTCATCGAGCCCCTATTAGCTGGCATCTATGGTGGCGATATTTATAAAATTAGCCTATTGTCGACATTCCCTCATTTTATTCAAGTAGAACAAAAATATGGAAACATGGTAAAAGGTATGATGGCTGCTAAGATGAGTCACTCCAAAGCGGGTGTCTCTAAGGCCGCCAAAGGGGCTGTTACTGAAGGTGATGTGCCTCGAGCTGGTAAAGGAACCATGACGGACCGTCAATTTGAAAGTCACGAAGCTAAGACTAGTCAAGATAGTGCTGCTAGTAATAGTGTAAACGGCTCTAGCCATGTGACAAAGACTAGTTCTAATCATCAGTCTGCAAAGGCGCAAGCGGATATGGAAAGTAGAAAGGGTACTGCTGCTCAATCTGGTATGTTCCGTCAATTGACAGGCGGCCTTGAAAGCGTTATTACCGCTATCGTTGAGGCCATGCCTAGTAATGTACAGTTGTATACAGGTGCACTAGTTTCTGATATTCGGTATGTTGATGGTGTATATGCAATAGATGTAGCGAAGTCGTGTAACGATTCTTGTGGCTGTCAATCTACGGCAGAACATGTGATTATCAGTACGCCGCCGGCAACATATACTCAATGGTTCAAGGATGATGCGGGTTTTGATTTCTTGCGTTCCATGGAGCAATCTAGTTGCGCCATTGCTATCATGTCTTTTGATAAAAGCAACTTTGATGGTGATTTAAAGGGATCAGGTCTTCTCATTACTCGTAACACGAATACACCTCTCACAGCGTGTACCATTCTTAATCAAAAATGGCCACAAACTACGCCTGATGATAAGGTAGTGTTGCGCGTCTTCATCGGTAAGCCTGGTAATGATGTGGTAGAACGACTCAGCG
This window contains:
- the hemG gene encoding protoporphyrinogen oxidase, whose translation is MNVTIVGGGLTGLTAAYYLGHAKPEWTITLFEQAPRFGGKIQTQRVDDFVVELGPDSYLGRKTEMTDLVHDLGLGDTLVSNETGQAFVYDKGSIHPIPGGSIMGIPTEMMPFVKATLISWPGKLRAGLDYFKKPYQLDENGDVSIGHFFKYHLGQEMMDKLIEPLLAGIYGGDIYKISLLSTFPHFIQVEQKYGNMVKGMMAAKMSHSKAGVSKAAKGAVTEGDVPRAGKGTMTDRQFESHEAKTSQDSAASNSVNGSSHVTKTSSNHQSAKAQADMESRKGTAAQSGMFRQLTGGLESVITAIVEAMPSNVQLYTGALVSDIRYVDGVYAIDVAKSCNDSCGCQSTAEHVIISTPPATYTQWFKDDAGFDFLRSMEQSSCAIAIMSFDKSNFDGDLKGSGLLITRNTNTPLTACTILNQKWPQTTPDDKVVLRVFIGKPGNDVVERLSEEELSELAVKEIQHIMGFSVKPEWVRINRLIHCMPQYNVGHRAGIKAVREHVAEHYPNLHLIGTPFDGIGIPDGVKQAKELVEKLVNDK